A single Acomys russatus unplaced genomic scaffold, mAcoRus1.1, whole genome shotgun sequence DNA region contains:
- the LOC127186682 gene encoding olfactory receptor 2AP1-like — MSNYTSVTEFILLGLTNDVNLQAVLFLFLLLTYVLSVTGNSAIILLTLLDYRLQTPMYFFLQNFAFLEISFTSVFVPKMLVNIGTGDKTISFSGCFTQYFFAILLGATEFYLLAAMSYDRYAAICRPLHYTTVMSRRLCFQLVFSSWLSGLIVVAVPHAMTVQLPFCASNIINHYCCDYTVLLHLSCSDTHFIEVVQFLLAAVTLIFTLLLVFLSYIHIIRTILRIPSTQQRKKAFSTCSSHMIVVSLSYGSCIFMYINPSVKDAANFNKRVAVLNTSVAPLLNPFIYTLRNKQVKIAFKDMLSKMISLFKK; from the coding sequence ATGTCAAACTACACATCAGTGACAGAGTTCATTCTTCTTGGATTGACAAATGATGTCAACCTTCAAgctgtgctttttctctttctactgctgACTTACGTCTTAAGTGTCACGGGAAACTCAGCCATCATTCTCTTGACCTTGTTGGACTACCGCCTCCAGACGCCTATGTATTTCTTCCTCCAAAATTTTGCATTTCTGGAGATATCTTTTACCTCTGTCTTTGTCCCCAAAATGTTAGTGAATATTGGAACCGGAGACAAgactatttccttttctggttgctTCACACAGTACTTCTTTGCAATCCTTCTGGGGGCAACCGAATTTTACCTCTTAGCAGCTATGTCCTATGACCGCTATGCTGCCATTTGCAGACCCCTGCACTACACGACTGTCATGAGCAGGAGACTTTGCTTTCAACTAGTTTTCAGTTCTTGGCTCTCCGGGCTTATAGTTGTTGCTGTTCCACATGCGATGACTGTCCAGTTGCCTTTCTGTGCATCCAACATCATCAATCACTACTGCTGTGACTACACTGTATTGCTGCACTTATCCTGTTCAGACACACACTTCATAGAAGTGGTCCAGttcctcctggctgctgtgaccCTCATCTTCACCTTGCTGCTAGTGTTTCTCTCCTACATACACATCATCAGGACCATCTTGAGGATCCCTTCTACTCAACAGAGGAAGAAAGCTTTTTCTACATGTTCCTCTCACATGATAGTGGTCTCGCTTTCTTATGGAAGCTGTATATTCATGTATATCAATCCTTCTGTAAAAGATGCTGCAAATTTTAATAAGAGAGtggctgtcttaaatacctctGTTGCACCTTTGTTAAACCCATTCATCTACACTCTCagaaacaagcaagtgaaaataGCCTTTAAAGATATGCTGAGCAAGAtgataagtctttttaaaaagtga
- the LOC127186676 gene encoding LOW QUALITY PROTEIN: olfactory receptor 10A7-like (The sequence of the model RefSeq protein was modified relative to this genomic sequence to represent the inferred CDS: inserted 1 base in 1 codon) — MTCENHTRVTEFTLLGFTNNPDMQVSLFVLFLAIYSVTLLGNFLIVIVTSVEPTLQTPMYFFLRNLSLLEVCFTLVMVPKMLVDLVSTRKVISFVGCGTQMYFFFFFGSSECFLLSMMAYDRFVAXCNPLRYPVIMNRSLCLWMAIGSWMSGVPVSMLQTAWMMALPFCGPSAVDHFFCDGPPVLKLVTEDTTTYEMQALASTLIFIMFPFSLILVSYTHIIGTILRMPSATGRRKAFSTCSSHLIVVSLFYGTASLTYLRPKSNQSPESKKLVSLSYTVITPMLNPIIYSLRNKEVKGAVKRTITRKALRKLDVL; from the exons ATGACTTGTGAAAACCATACCAGAGTCACTGAATTCACTCTTCTGGGATTCACAAACAATCCTGATATGCAGGtttccctctttgttttgtttctggccaTCTATTCAGTTACCTTGCTGGGGAATTTTCTCATTGTCATAGTTACCAGTGTGGAGCCTACTCTTCAAacacccatgtacttcttcctgcgAAACTTATCACTGCTTGAAGTTTGTTTCACTCTGGTCATGGTGCCCAAGATGCTGGTAGACCTAGTATCAACAAGGAAGGTCATCTCTTTCGTGGGCTGTGGCACCCagatgtactttttctttttctttggcagCTCTGAATGTTTCCTCCTCTCTATGATGGCTTATGACCGCTTTGTGG ATTGTAATCCTCTGCGTTATCCTGTCATAATGAATAGGTCCCTGTGCTTGTGGATGGCCATAGGTTCTTGGATGTCTGGCGTTCCTGTGTCCATGCTACAGACAGCTTGGATGATGGCTCTTCCTTTCTGTGGGCCCAGTGCTGTAGATCATTTTTTTTGTGATGGTCCACCTGTCTTAAAACTAGTTACTGAAGATACAACTACATATGAGATGCAAGCACTTGCATCTACTCTTATCTTTAtcatgtttccattttctctcattttggtCTCTTATACCCACATTATTGGGACCATTTTGAGGATGCCATCTGCTACTGGTCGCCGGAAGGCGTTTTCTACGTGCTCGTCACACCTTATTGTGGTATCCCTCTTCTATGGAACAGCCAGCCTGACTTACCTAAGGCCTAAATCTAACCAGTCTCCTGAGAGCAAGAAGCTTGTGTCCCTGTCTTACACTGTCATCACACCTATGTTAAACCCCATCATTTACAGCCTAAGGAACAAGGAAGTCAAAGGAGCAGTCAAAAGAACTATCACTCGAAAGGCCTTGAGGAAGTTAGACGTGTTATAA